The Synergistaceae bacterium genomic sequence CGTAGGCCAGGTCGTCCGGGCGGGCTCCGACGCGGACAATTCCCAGTTTGGGATGAAGTCCCTGGCGTTTCAGCCGGTCCAGCTCCTTTTCCAGAGATTCCTTCATTCGTGCGGCGACCTCCGCGCCTTTCATGACCGTCGTCATGGCGTCAGGCCCTTTTCTTTCCGCGGTAGACGAAGTAATAGACGAGTCCCACGAACAGCCCGCCTCCCACGATGTTTCCCAGCGTGACGGGGAGAAGGTTCCCCGCGAAGAACGACTTCAGTCCCAGTGACGCGATGCTTTCCGGGGTCGCGCCGAGTTTCACGGCCTGATCCACGTAGAGAGGAACCCCTTTCGCCATGAGTCCGGCGGAGATATAGTACATGTTCGCGACGCTGTGCTCGAAGCCGGACGTGATGAAAAGCCATATGGGGAAGAAGATGGCCAGCAGCTTGCCCGTGACGTCGCCGGCGGCCGAGGCCATCCAGACCGCCAGGCAGACCAGCCAGTTGCAGAGAAGGCCCAGGTAAAAGGCCTTCGTGAAGGTCAGGCTCGTCTTGTAAGCGGCCAGTTTCAGCGTGAAGCCGCCCAGGAGCCCCCCTGAATAGTCCAGCTGTCCCGAGCCGTGAATGAGGAAGGCCAGCAGTACGGAACCGATGAAGTTTCCCGCGTAAACGCATACCCATCCCCGAAGCATGGAAGGAAGGGATATTTTATCCTCTGCGCAGGCGATGACCATCAGGCAGTTGCCTGTAAAAAGCTCTCCGCCCGCCACCACCACCAGCATCAGCCCCGTGGCGAACAGCGCGCCGGCCAGCGCCTTGCCCAGCCCCACGGATTCGATGGTGTGTATGGCCACATTGGACCCTTCGGAGGCGAAGGCGATGAAGGCGCCGGCCAGAATGCCAAGGACAAGCTGCTGTATGGGCGAAAGTCCGGCTTTCTTTTTGCCGATTTCAATAAAATTTTCCGTGATTTCCGCCGGCGTCAAATACTCTTTTTGCATATTACCGTTTCTCTCCTTTTCACCGGACGATTCTTCAGACGTTCCGGTCTCTTTTCCGCGCAAAAAATTTTGTGGAAAGGTTTGGGTCAGCCGCGCGGAATGGGGCTTTCCACACTTCTATAGCGAATTGCGTAATCGTGTACTGAAAAAAGACGCTTAACACTGGCAGATGGCGCACAAAAATTTGTGCAGAAAGGAGCCGGAGGCTCTATTTTACATCCTCCAGTTTGCCGAGATCCACGTGACAATACCCGTTGGGATTTTTGTCGAGGTAGTCCTGGTGGTATTCTTCGGCCGGGTAGAAGTTTTCCAGAGGTCTCAGCTCCACGGCGAGAGGGGTCTCGTATTTCGCCTGCTCCGACGCGAAGACGCTCTCGATCACGGGCCTGTCCTCCGCCGCCGTCATGTAGACGCCGGTACGGTACTGAGTGCCCGTGTCGGGGCCCTGGCGGTTTTTGCTCAGAGGATCAATGATGGTGAAATACGCCTCCAGCAGCTTTTTCAGAGGCAGCTGGCGGGGGTCGTAAAACACCTGCACCGTTTCGGCGTGTCCCGTGTTTTCATGGCAAACCTGCTCGTAGGTGGGATTTTCCGTTTTTCCGTTGGCGTATCCCACAGTGGTGTCCGCCACGCCGGGCAGACGTGCGATGAACGCCTCCGTTCCCCAGAAACAGCCTCCCGCAAGGTAGATTTCCCGAAGCTCCTTTTTATCGAAAGTCCTTCCTCTGTTGGGGTTGGCGGGCATTGCTCCTCCTCCATGTCCCGTATGTTCTGCAGTCATGATAAAAACCTCCTTCGGTTCTTTTGTTTCGACGGCAACCTCTCAGCGGCAGGGCGTCGAATACCTGTCCGCTCTCTGCGCTTTCCCTGACATGGGCTTTCCCTTGACAAAACCGCTTTCTTTCCATATAATGCCCATTGTTTTGCTGTTGGGGCTATAGCTCAGCTGGGAGAGCGCTTGAATGGCATTCAAGAGGTCAGGGGTTCGAATCCCCTTAGCTCCACCAAAGCAGATTATAACAGATAAAAACAGGTAACTAAACCCCGGTTCCCGCTGGGGTTTTTCTTTTTCGGCTGCCTGCGTCGGTCTGGGAAAGACTGTCCCGTTCAGGTAAGCCGGTATCGTTAAAGTCTTCCTGACGCAGACGGGCTGAACTCCTGACGGACCTGTTGCATTCATACCAATTTGCTTTCAATCGAATACTAATGAAGAAGCTAAT encodes the following:
- a CDS encoding formate/nitrite transporter family protein, whose amino-acid sequence is MQKEYLTPAEITENFIEIGKKKAGLSPIQQLVLGILAGAFIAFASEGSNVAIHTIESVGLGKALAGALFATGLMLVVVAGGELFTGNCLMVIACAEDKISLPSMLRGWVCVYAGNFIGSVLLAFLIHGSGQLDYSGGLLGGFTLKLAAYKTSLTFTKAFYLGLLCNWLVCLAVWMASAAGDVTGKLLAIFFPIWLFITSGFEHSVANMYYISAGLMAKGVPLYVDQAVKLGATPESIASLGLKSFFAGNLLPVTLGNIVGGGLFVGLVYYFVYRGKKRA
- the msrA gene encoding peptide-methionine (S)-S-oxide reductase MsrA, whose amino-acid sequence is MTAEHTGHGGGAMPANPNRGRTFDKKELREIYLAGGCFWGTEAFIARLPGVADTTVGYANGKTENPTYEQVCHENTGHAETVQVFYDPRQLPLKKLLEAYFTIIDPLSKNRQGPDTGTQYRTGVYMTAAEDRPVIESVFASEQAKYETPLAVELRPLENFYPAEEYHQDYLDKNPNGYCHVDLGKLEDVK